A region of the Ranitomeya variabilis isolate aRanVar5 chromosome 5, aRanVar5.hap1, whole genome shotgun sequence genome:
CCCTGTTTATGCGTGTTGAGGATACTATGGGGGATCTTTTCCCTGCTATTTTGTTCACCTGCTACTCTTAATAAATATTGTTTGTCTATTTGCATATAATTGGACTTTAGACTGCTTCTTTTCTTTTTGGTTTATTTGGGTATATTGAATTGCAGTTTGTTCGTCACAGTCCGACCCAGTGCTAGGAATTTGCTTTACAGTGTTAATATTTGTGATTTTTCCTTATATTTAACTGGTATGTTTTCTACTACATATTAATGATTGGAGGCCAGGTGGGGGCCCACACTGCACGGATGGAGGCCAGGTGGGGCCCCACACTGCACGGATGGAGGCCAGGTGGGGGGCTCATACTGCACAGATGGAGGCAAGGTGGGGGGCTCACTGCACAGATGGAGGCAAGGCATGGAGGGGCTCACACTGCACAGATGGAGGCAAGGCATGGGGGGGCTCACACTGCACGGATGGAGGTCAGGTGGGGGCTCACATGGCATATATAGAGATTGTGGGGGGCTTGTACAGAATATAGAGGGATATCGGCATACTTAATGTTTTTCTATATGGAGTCATACAATTAATATTAACATTCTAATTTATAttaagactagctgaagagcccggcgttgcctgggcatagtaaatatctgtggttagttatagcacctcacttctcttattttcccatcaggcctctcatttagcacctcacttctctcattttccccctcacacctctcattttcccgctcactcctctcattccccctaacacttgtcatttcacctcacatctgtcattttccgatcactcctctcattttgcactcacaccttttcattttcacctcacacctcttattttcccctcagtatatacgtttGTTATCTCccttatagtccatgagccgggccagatatcggtaccacccggagtgactaattttctttggtatttttaggtagatgcatgtctgtagtttattttttgatatgatagcccttacatatacgtagcttattaaccccttcagccctaggcctatttgtacccaagtgcctaagccaatctgacctgtgccacttcatgggctaataactttggaacgctttcacctatccaagccattctgagattgttttctcgtgacatattgtacttcacgtcagtgctaaatgggagtcaatatattttacctttctatataaaaaaatgctaaatattcggaaattttggaaaaatcggcaattttttaactttgaaattctctgctttttacaaaaatactgataccccccataatagttattaatttacactccccacatgtttacttcatattggcatcattttgaaaatgaaaccttattgttttacgacgtaatagggcttatagttttatgcgcaatttttcacatttacagcaaaacccacttttcaaaggaccaagtcacttctgaagtcactttaaggggcttacataacagaaaccacccataaattaccccattttgcaaactacacccctcaagctgttcaaaactcatttttaaaaactgttaaccctttaggtgttccacaggaattttagcatgagccaagaaccaaatatgacgatatcggtaccacccggagtgactagatgtagtatttgtaacaaaatttaatccaagttatgtaaatacacactgaacatgtcatgtgcatatatatatatatatatatatatatatatatatatatatatatatatatatatatatatatatatatatatatatatatatatgttactccataatatcttcaacatcggactctgaatctgactgttgttctactggctcgtcttcagtacccttgttctggcatgtctgtaatctgcacatgtctgtgcacttcaggccattgctgaggcaagtacactgaggaagttcacatgaccgcacacacttgcaggacagtagctgtataatagcttctggtgctggtgccccttgcatccacttgacaacaagctttccgtcgttatctatcatccaaccgcagtctgttgggtttgcaacccatggctggctctgcagacttctcctccagatcgcagcctggtagtttgcacgcagtgcatgcatgaaaaggcagtcctggcaaggagggagttgacttgactctaccactccacgtctggcacagaacagctgataacggagcctgtttacctcagttgtttgggtagttggcaggtacatgtggcaggtgatttcctgtaacttctcaaaaagttcggtagacacttcccatgaacgaccaacttcctgaaaggcatcctggtatgtcttgttcatcttcaactgcttgagtgtcgtcatcttcccacggccagcgaatgcactgacggtgtcacagcctgtaaatgcatgcataccaatcaatgaatcacatacgctgcctcccaatgttcggctcagagtggtgatatccaggaatcttgtccggttctgtgtaccgcatttctggaacaggtgggatgggattttgtggcacatgcccagacacaggaccatgacatcagtatcctccgaagtgatgatgaccgacttgtaaccagattctgctgcatgaagagcatggagaaggaggcgtgtgtctgcttcttcttgatttgacttaaggtcagcagcctcttcccactgttctttggtgatcttaaagcagagctgctcacatgtgacatacagctccttctcctcaagcttctccctgtggtgtttcgccttccattcttctaccagaaactttatgagacttgccttgttggaggaactacttagaagctttttccactgctggatgttgtgcccatgttgaatgttcttgaaatggatccctgtgccttcatatctgttgactctttctgtatctttgatggatgtctccttgtagacgtcaaagacaatatcaatgcgcttgctcttagcaccctcatggatagcgcgactcattgctgtgcctgctagctggccaaatgttgcattgtttcccttcagtttctgaaccaggctcatcccatcaatgatggttgcagagggctcggggatcacttctgcaggacgagcattcctctccaactcccttgcgagggcagccttgttggtcttgcggatagacccatcaccattggcaagtgcccatggcaatggacccaggggatgagtcaagacatcactcatttgtagctttctgttctcagctacaagtatcatctggccaaataggtttctgtcagccttcaaaattacctccttgccaagaccttgtctgcgtgtcttcatttggatgttagagaacgttttaagtttgttcttcgtcatcttgtcatgaaacaatgtagttggcttatcggtacccaaacgctcatccttgaatgtttgatatgcatcctctcctatactgtatgccccttgaaggtctttggctacatctggtggtgctacagtcgctgttgacaaactgataagttcaccattatgctctttgttgaaggggttcacccaacctgtctccagcagttgaacgaaagattggacatcggcttcatctcttctaatcctagacacctgtaggtctgaatggctgaagtcagtatattgttggcctaccagggccctcagctgcctcaagtacatactgcggtactctgatgtcaggtagaacctggaaacagctccaactttgaggctgaagccttttgtgccccctggtgtctgggtgtctttgttgattgtctcttcaatggtctggtccacaggaattcgtccaaaaggattcttgctaccgatctggaccgaaaagccaccttgcatgaagtattcatggacctctgggtgttctatgggcagccgagacattgtggcatagtaataggttaggtatcgggcatagttgaccttgtcataggcaaaacaccatggtatcatctgggaggtgtcagcctctacagagggagataggagctctgcagagaagaccggagagtcctgttcagcacagaacgtgtatgtgtcagtgtgtgtgcgtgtgttggggcacctcagggtgtcttcaaatgtgacatagccccctagatttcttccagtaaaatttgcactccaaaagtcatttggcgctccttcccttccgaggcctgccgttccccaatactgcagtgtacgacaacatatcgggtgttgttgtgttcgggagagattggtgaacaaatagtggggtgcattttttgctggtacacctcttaaaaataaaaaaaatgagcctaaaatgacaccttcatgtaaaaaatgcactttttccattttctcaaccaagtgtttccaactactgtgaaacactggttgggtcaaagtggtcactataccccctaaaagattccttgggggtgtagtttccaaaatagggtcactttttggggtttccactgtgggggtacctcaggcagccttcaaatgtgacatggccccctagatttcttccagtgaatccgccacccaaaaaccacatagcgctccttccgtgttgagctgtgctgtgtgcccatactttagtttacgagtacatgtggggtgtttctataaactgcagaattagggtaaccaagtttgggtttgccgttaacccttgctaggttgcaggtaaaattggattacaatgtaatatctggaaaaaaaatgaaattttgaaatttcgccttcattctgctaaaattcctgtggaacacctaaagggttaacagtttttaaaaatgagttttgaacagcttgaggggtgtagtttgcaaaatggggtaatttatgggtggtttctgttatgtaagccccttaaagtgacttcagaagtgacttggtcctttgaaaagtgggttttgctgtaaatgtgaaaaattgcgcataaaactataagccctattacgtcgtaaaacaataaggtttcattttcaaaatgatgccaatatgaagtaaacatgtggggagtgtaaattaataactattatggggggtatcagtatttttgtaaaaagcagagaatttcaaagttaaaaaattgccgatttttccaaaatttccgaatatttagcatttttttatatagaaaggtaaaatatattgactcccatttagcactgacgtgaagtacaatatgtcacgagaaaacaatctcagaatggcttggataggtgaaagcgttccaaagttattagcccatgaagtggcacaggtcagattggcttaggcacttgggtacaaataggcctagggctgaaggggttaataagctacgtatatgtaagggctatcatatcaaaaaataaactacagacatgcatctacctaaaaataccaaagagaattagtcactccgcttggtaccgatatcgtcaaatttggttcttggctcatggactattatatatagtatacacctgtatgtcatctcctgtatatagtatatacctgtgtcatctcccctgtaaataggtatatactatgtgtcatctcctcctatatagtatatacctgtatgtcatcttctgtatatagtatatacctgtgtcatctcccctgtatatagtaactgCTGTATGTCATGTTCTCCTGTATATACTtatgtcatctcttttatatagtatatacctgtgtcatctcctcctatatgtagtatatacctgtatgtcatcttctcctgtatatacctgtgtcatctcccctgtatatacctgtgtgtcatctcctcctgtatgtagtatatacctgtgtcatctcctcctctatatagtatatacttgtgtgtcatctcctcctgtatatagtatatacctgtgtgtcatctcctcctgtatatagtatatacctgtgtgtcatctcctcctctatatagtatatacttgtgtgtcatctcctcctctatatagtatatacctgtgtgtcatctcctcctgtatgtagtatatacttgtgtgtcatctcctcctgtatatagtatatacttgtgtgtcatctcccctgtatatagtatatacctgtgtgtcatctcctcctgtattagacctcgttcacacattatttggtcagtatttttacctcagtatttgtaagctaaattggcagcctgataaatccccagccaacagtaagcccaccccctggcagtatatattagctcacacatacacataatagactggtcatgtgactgacagctgccggattcctatatggtacatttgttgctcttgtagtttgtctgcttattaatcagatttttatttttgaaggataataccagacttgtgtgtgttttagggcgagtttcattggtcattgtcaagttgtgtgtgttaagttgcgtgtggcgacatgcatgtagcgacttttgtgagatgagttttgtgtggcgacatgcgtgtagcaactttttgtgtgtcgagttgcatgtgacaggttagtgtagcaagttgtgtgcagcaagttttgcgcgtggcgagttttatgtgtggtgcgttttgagtatgtgcaagttttgtgtgaggcaacttttgcatgggttgcaacttttgtgcatgtggcaatttttccacgtgtgcaagttttacatgtggcgagttttccatgaggtgagttttgcacgtggcgagttttgagcggcgacttttgtgtttcgacttttatgtggcgaggttggtgtatgtgtggtgaaatgtgtgctgagggtgatatatgtgttcaagcacgtggtagtgtgtggcgcattttgtgtgtgggttcatatccccgtgtgtggtgattatcccatgtcggggccccaccttactgtacagtatatactctttggcgccatcgctctcattctttaagtcccccttgttcacatctggcagctgttaatttgcctccaacacttttcctttcactttttcccccattatgtagataggggcaaaattgtttggtgaattggaacatgcggggttaaaatttcacctcacaacatagcctatgacgctctcagggtccagacgtgtgactgtgcaaaattttgtggctgtagctgcgacggtgcagatgccaatcccggacatacatacatacatacacacacacacacacacacattcagctttatatattagattaattcTCCTCAGTTTCAGCCTATAGGtttggcctccacaacagtcactctcatgtggcccctagggAAAGTGAATTGCGCACCCCGTGCTCTGGAGGATCCAGCGGATTTATTGATGTGACTGATGGCTGCCATGTAATACTTACTGTCAGATTCCCCACAAATTACAGACAATTGCTGGGAAATACCCTGTAATAATTTTATTAGATCTTTCAAATAAAAACATATTTTGTCCAAagcctttaatatttttttttattattgtggtTGGGCCTTGACATCTGGAGGCTTAATGGAGCCTTGGCGTGCCTTTAAGTAAGCAATGGGTGGACACGTAAAAATTAGAGGATTTGTTCATTATGGATATAAAAGCAAATATGTGACCCGTGCATAACTGGGATTCCTCCACCAGTGAACTCAACTACTGAATGAGGTCCAGTACGTGAATGAACGCAGGTATGTGAGCACCCAGCCGCCAGCCCATCAGTCATCTGCTGTCTCATCACCATAGATCACCGGTCGTAGACCTGGTATGTGATCACGCATGCTCTTATGTAGGGATGAACTCCATCGTGTTCTGCCCATAAGCACTCAATGGGTCTCATCACCAACACCTGCTCCGTAGTAGTGCCCAAAGAATCAGTGGGGCACACTAGGGCATTGCCTATggctttaattatttttaatacagacaTCAATTTTATAATATCAGTAATTTCTGTAAACACAAATCCAAACCCCATAGTGCTCCAAAATGTGCAAAAATGGTGCTCAATGCTCTACAAAAAGTTTGATCTGCATTCCCTTACTCCTGCCCTCAAAATTGTGGTAGGCGATCAAGAATCAGTGTGTTCCTCCACCAAACGATAACTAGCCTTTCATAAAAAATGCACATCAATGGGGGTACAAGACACCGATAAgagcatttttttgggggggtcattACTCCTTAAAAACTGGTGAGTGGTGCCAACTAAGATGCCACGATGGATGTAGGGTTGGAAACCCATTTAAGTGCTTTCAAACTAGGAAGTCCTAATCCAAAGTGATTACCCAGGACCCATCAAAAATTGCGACAAGCCTTTATAGATCAAGGGGCTCAATAATTTAGAGGGTCTTGTCCTAAAAATAAAGTACTCAAGTCTCTCCCAATTACCCAAGTTCAGATTCTTTAGAAGGAGCAATCCAAAACATGGGTGAACAGGTCAGCATAAAGATTTGATGACACTACATATTCAGTAGTGCATGGTGTAGCATTTCGAGCAGATGGACATGAGTGATGTAAATGAAGGGGTGAACATCCCGGACCTGAGATGTACAATGAGTCTCTGTGGGAACGGGATGATCTCTTATGGAGAGAATGGCTCTCATTCGACTGGGCTTTGCAGCCATGTTTGTGAAGAGAGTCCAATGATCTTCTCCTCTTGGATGTGCCATGAGTAGGTGCCTTGTTTCTTTCCATGGTACCATCATCTTCAAAATGGAGAACGACTTTGGACTGGTGGCAGGGGAGACTTCTACGGCGAACATCTTCCTTGGATCTGGTTCTACATCGGTCTTTAGAGAGTGGTCTCTCTTGTGACCCGCTTCTGCAAGCATCCTGAGGATGAAGGGTATCTCGTGATCTGCGGTCGTCATCCTGGAGGGTCACTTTTGGCTTTTTATTAATGGTGCTATTAGAAGAAGCCCTAGTGGAAAATTTCTTCTCCTGCTCTTGACATGGCCACAAGCTTTGGTCCCCATGTTGGCTGCAGCAGTGGTCATCAAACCTAAGATGAGGTAGGTTCTCTCCATGGTAGACGTAGGTGGTGTCATGAAGAGGagtcactctgtacaaagagtcatTGTCAAAACATTCAGAGTTCTCTTTCGTCGAGGACAGCACATCACTATTGGGAGTGTCCGCTTCTCCGTGCGTCTGTCTGCTATCTTCAGAAGACAGAGAATCCAACTCATAGGGACAGTGCGGAGTTTCTTCACGTCTCCTGAAATCATCATTGCAACAAGGCGACTCCGCAGCCTTGGAGATACTGGCTCTGCGGTGGGAATGATGAAGGATGGATCTTCTTAATTCATCTCCACGCCCCTTCTTCACTGAAGGTATGCTACAAGCCCAAAAGAGAAAAGTCAGCACAAAAACTAAACCTCTTCCCGAAGAATAAATATCACCCAGCACCAAATTTACCCTGCCACCCAGAGGTGCACACAACCCTAACATTTCCTACAGTTTCTCTTTTGTACCCCTCACCTGTCAGCTGGAGTAAGATGCAAGGTTCTAAAGAGCTCTGCGGAAGCGGGTGTGCGAGGCTCAGCGTGGCTGCGAGGCTCAGCGTGGCTGCGAGGCAGGCTTACTGGGGTGGGCCTGGGGCGAAGATAAGGGGTCATGCTCAGCTTAAAGGGAATCACGAACTGAGGAAGAGGGTGTAGCTCTGGAGCTAGAAGGAGAGGTCATAAAATCAAAGAaggatttatgggaaaaaaaatccaaaactggGCTAAACTTGTAAACTACAgtagtatagcagttatattcttctacatagggggcagtattatagtagttatattcttgtacgtaggaggcagtattatagttgttatactcttgtacataggggcagtattatagcagctatattcttgtacataggggcagtattatagtagttatattcttgtacaaagggggcagtattatagtagttatattcttgtacataggagcagcattatagtagttattttcttgtacataggggcagtattatagtagttatattcttgtacatagcagcagtattatagtagttatattgttgtacataggagcagtattatagtagttatattcttgtacataggagcagtattatagtagttatattcttgtacataggagcagtatcatagtagttatattcttgtacataggagcagtattatagtagttatattcttgtacatagggggcagtattatagtagttatattcttgtacataggggcagtattatagtagttatattcttgtacataggggcagtattatagtagtgatattattgtacataggggcagtattatagtagttatgttcttgtacatagggacagtattatagtagttatattattgtatatggtGGCAGTATAACTATATATAATAGTAGAACTGGAAGTTTCTTACACTCGCTACTTGGTGACAGGCTGTCACTCCATCTCTGGCTACTCTCCTCTGATTCTGTGTCTTGGCGACTGCTGCTCTCACATCTATGAGTCTTCATGGACCTGGGAAAAACATTACGCAGGTATACATATATTAATAAAAATGACTTTGCAGTAGTCTTTTCCCTATGAGCCACAACAGTGGCTGCAGTGAACATCTCCCTCCTGTTCTGAGGGGGGCGCTACAGGTCAGTCTTATACAGCATTGTGTAGACTGGAAATAATGCAGCAAACGCTCAGCTGTGAGAAGGATTAGGTCTGCATTAGTAACAGATCAGACTACACAAGATTCATTTCTACTCTACCCTTTGGTGCACACAGGTGAGCGCAGGTAATCTGTGCACAATATGGCAGATGACAATTTTCAATTATTGTCATTTCCTGTACACTTATTATTGCTATCAGTTTATAATGGCTGGGTAAGTAATGTGTGATCTCGTCACCTGCTGGGGGGCGCCAGTCTCAGGACCCTGTACAGCTCCGCCGTGCTTGGGGTCCCAGGATCTGCAGAAGGAAGCTTTCTGCGAGGTTTAGTGCCGCAGGACTGATTGGCTGTGGCCTGCTGTTTGGGGTTACTGGAGGGATTATTTGGGGTGTCCGCTGCTGTGAATATACAGTATACGCTATTAATGATTTAAACCCAAATTTGGGCCAACAGACCTACAACAGAGAAAAATTAGTAAAATTTATCAGTAAAGGTGGTCATAACTCCCTTGGATGTCAGCTGAATGGTCATTTAGTGGACAGCCATTTCTCAGCACTCCCACATACCCGCTGGGCCTGTAGCTAGTGAGAAGGTAAAAAGCCAGGCACTATTGTATCTAAAGGACAAAGGATTGGGCATGTAGAAATTCAATATGCCcaatgctttatttttttttttaacccaacaTATGGAGCGGGGAGCCAGGACACCCCTAAGCTCAACATACAGTTGATCAGTTCTGCCCAAATCGGCGGTTTGTCAAATGTTTATATACAATGTATGGCCGGAATAATGAAGTTGATGGGTTCTAGAATATATAAATGCCAATCACTGCCCCACAAGCCTTGAAAAACAGTCAATTAGGCTATAATCCAACTTGTCAAGTATTTTGTCCCAAATACCTGCCATGCCCTATACACAACCTCAGGAAATAAGCGTACTCACTAAGTGCTGACCACGGAGGAGTCTTCTTCCACGGAGGCGTCCCCAGACTAGGGGTCATGCTCAAAAACTGCTGCTTCATGAAAAGAGCCTGATCGGCCTTAAACTGGAGACGCTGCAGAAAACATTACTCACTGGTTAACGTAAAGCTTTGCTGCTGGGAAGTGGAAGAGATCCCAAGATGGACAGTTCTCAAGATTTGAGGGATATGGCAGCGATGGGGGGAAGATCCTCCCCACATTTGGTTTTATCTTAACTATGGACTTGTTGACTTCCACTTTAGTTTAGTCTGACAACATGCATCTAACATTTGGAGATCAAGTTGTCGAGCCCCGTCCTATTATCATAATGAGGTTACATGAGCAAAGACTTGTTACCTCTCTTCCCAGACGGATAGCCGCCTCCGTGAACTTATCCCGCTCATCCTGAAAGGCCAGCTTATGCTCCTCAAAGGCCGCACGGTCTTGTTGTAATCTCAGCTGTTCTTCCAAGAAGTATGCATCCCACAGAGGAGATTGCTGACCCTCACCAGGCAGTGGCATCAACTGGTCCTGGGCAAGACATGGATAGAACAACCTTCAATGCTTCCAGAGTTACCAAATATATTCTAACAATGGTTTCCTTACTGGTTATCACCCCCTCTTGGCTGGCACCATATGCATTTATGCCCTGGAAAAAGATTGGAACAAGTACTTTGATCTCGTACAACCTGAGCTCAGTGGGCCCAGAAGTCTGCCTATTGCCACCATTGGCTTCACTTTTCCACTTTCAACTATTGCCAAAATTGGATCCACTTTCCCAGAGTCaaccattgtcgacattgtctccgCTTTCCTATAGTCAACCACTGCCATAATGGTCTTCACTTTCCCACCGTCAACCATTGCCGCCATTGTCTCCACTTAACCACGGTCAACCATTTCCGCCATTGTTTCTGCTTTACTACAGTCAACCATTCCCATAATGGTCTTCACTTTCGCACCATCAACCATTGGCCCCTATTCCTCACAATCAACCATCGCCACCACTAGCTCGGTTTTCCCATTGTCAACCACTGCCACTATTGGCTCTGCTTTCCCATCAACCATTCCCGCCATTGACTCCGCTTTCCCACTATCAACCATTGCAGTCATTCGCTCCATTTTCTCAAAGTCAGACATTGCCCGCATTGGCTCTATTTTTCCACCATCAACCATTGCCGCCACTGGCTCGGCTTTCTCGCCATGAACCAAACAACCAAGCTTCCATACCCCCTTGTTCCCATTccatatacataaaaaaaaaaaaagtacccccTCCATCTCAATGGCCTATACAAGAACACTTCCATCTTCGTTAAACCTATATCATCTGATCCATGATCCAAAATTGCCAATCAAGCAATAACCTAAACCCTCAACATCCTGTATCGCCCCATCCGTGCACCCCACAGACCTGTAATAGCTGTTGCTGTTGACTGATCAACTCCTGGCTCTGTCCTAGCTCTTCTTTAAGCTCCTCTACCTCCTTCTTGAGTCGGGTCAGTTCCTTCTCATGGTCGGTCACGCTAATCACATTGGCCTGCGTCgctacagagaagaaaaaaaatatatagtgaaaCCTTGACGAAAGCATCAAACATCGAACTGTTGGCTATGCCAGCCTAAGGACACATTGCTACCAAGTCCCGCAGTACAAGCCTGTGTCCATCAATTCCACACAATGCGTAGAATTAGTTTCTTCTCCTTACCTCGAGCTTCCAGGATCTCCACCAGCTGCTTGAGGCTGTTCCACTGTTTCTTTAGGCTTACTGTTAACCCAACATCCCCAACACGGTTGGGTCTCGTACGTCCGGCTCCCGCACGCTTGTTTACTGCTGTTGAATCCTGAAAGACATACAATAGGTAAAAATAAACTTACAGGTGGACATTCATGGTGGAATATGAGGTTGTGACG
Encoded here:
- the LOC143774346 gene encoding uncharacterized protein LOC143774346 isoform X3, encoding MHRSSGMSDKNVREVLSENAELKKFHEQMRREVQAILGRHEGVLCVDSTAVNKRAGAGRTRPNRVGDVGLTVSLKKQWNSLKQLVEILEARATQANVISVTDHEKELTRLKKEVEELKEELGQSQELISQQQQLLQDQLMPLPGEGQQSPLWDAYFLEEQLRLQQDRAAFEEHKLAFQDERDKFTEAAIRLGRERLQFKADQALFMKQQFLSMTPSLGTPPWKKTPPWSALTADTPNNPSSNPKQQATANQSCGTKPRRKLPSADPGTPSTAELYRVLRLAPPSRSMKTHRCESSSRQDTESEESSQRWSDSLSPSSESPELHPLPQFVIPFKLSMTPYLRPRPTPVSLPRSHAEPRSHAEPRTPASAELFRTLHLTPADSIPSVKKGRGDELRRSILHHSHRRASISKAAESPCCNDDFRRREETPHCPYELDSLSSEDSRQTHGEADTPNSDVLSSTKENSECFDNDSLYRVTPLHDTTYVYHGENLPHLRFDDHCCSQHGDQSLWPCQEQEKKFSTRASSNSTINKKPKVTLQDDDRRSRDTLHPQDACRSGSQERPLSKDRCRTRSKEDVRRRSLPCHQSKVVLHFEDDGTMERNKAPTHGTSKRRRSLDSLHKHGCKAQSNESHSLHKRSSRSHRDSLYISGPGCSPLHLHHSCPSARNATPCTTEYVVSSNLYADLFTHVLDCSF
- the LOC143774346 gene encoding uncharacterized protein LOC143774346 isoform X1 — its product is MHRSSGMSDKNVREVLSENAELKKFHEQMRREVQAILGRHEGVLCVVTRDDSTAVNKRAGAGRTRPNRVGDVGLTVSLKKQWNSLKQLVEILEARATQANVISVTDHEKELTRLKKEVEELKEELGQSQELISQQQQLLQDQLMPLPGEGQQSPLWDAYFLEEQLRLQQDRAAFEEHKLAFQDERDKFTEAAIRLGRERLQFKADQALFMKQQFLSMTPSLGTPPWKKTPPWSALTADTPNNPSSNPKQQATANQSCGTKPRRKLPSADPGTPSTAELYRVLRLAPPSRSMKTHRCESSSRQDTESEESSQRWSDSLSPSSESPELHPLPQFVIPFKLSMTPYLRPRPTPVSLPRSHAEPRSHAEPRTPASAELFRTLHLTPADSIPSVKKGRGDELRRSILHHSHRRASISKAAESPCCNDDFRRREETPHCPYELDSLSSEDSRQTHGEADTPNSDVLSSTKENSECFDNDSLYRVTPLHDTTYVYHGENLPHLRFDDHCCSQHGDQSLWPCQEQEKKFSTRASSNSTINKKPKVTLQDDDRRSRDTLHPQDACRSGSQERPLSKDRCRTRSKEDVRRRSLPCHQSKVVLHFEDDGTMERNKAPTHGTSKRRRSLDSLHKHGCKAQSNESHSLHKRSSRSHRDSLYISGPGCSPLHLHHSCPSARNATPCTTEYVVSSNLYADLFTHVLDCSF
- the LOC143774346 gene encoding uncharacterized protein LOC143774346 isoform X2 is translated as MHRSSGMSDKNVREVLSENAELKKFHEQMRREVQAILGRHEGVLCVVTRDDSTAVNKRAGAGRTRPNRVGDVGLTVSLKKQWNSLKQLVEILEARATQANVISVTDHEKELTRLKKEVEELKEELGQSQELISQQQQLLQDQLMPLPGEGQQSPLWDAYFLEEQLRLQQDRAAFEEHKLAFQDERDKFTEAAIRLGRERLQFKADQALFMKQQFLSMTPSLGTPPWKKTPPWSALTDTPNNPSSNPKQQATANQSCGTKPRRKLPSADPGTPSTAELYRVLRLAPPSRSMKTHRCESSSRQDTESEESSQRWSDSLSPSSESPELHPLPQFVIPFKLSMTPYLRPRPTPVSLPRSHAEPRSHAEPRTPASAELFRTLHLTPADSIPSVKKGRGDELRRSILHHSHRRASISKAAESPCCNDDFRRREETPHCPYELDSLSSEDSRQTHGEADTPNSDVLSSTKENSECFDNDSLYRVTPLHDTTYVYHGENLPHLRFDDHCCSQHGDQSLWPCQEQEKKFSTRASSNSTINKKPKVTLQDDDRRSRDTLHPQDACRSGSQERPLSKDRCRTRSKEDVRRRSLPCHQSKVVLHFEDDGTMERNKAPTHGTSKRRRSLDSLHKHGCKAQSNESHSLHKRSSRSHRDSLYISGPGCSPLHLHHSCPSARNATPCTTEYVVSSNLYADLFTHVLDCSF